ATGAGGCCGGCAGCAAGGGCTTTTTTGATAAGATGAAGGATATCTTCTCGTAAACTATTCACCTCAGTATCAACTCAGCTTTGTTTTTAGGGTTCCTCACCAATAAGTGTGGGTACATTAGATGAAAAATCCCTGCGCGGGAACGTGAACCGCTCCCGTTACCTGCTCCCGCTCCGATACCGGTTAACCCTTAAAAACGGTTCCTCACCGATAAGTGTGGGTACATTAGATATAAAACCCCTGTGCGGGAAGCAGCGCACGATCCAGCGCAGGGATTCAGCATCCATTATCTTACATTCTTCGACCGGCTTTTCTTCCATCTGCCGCGCATAGTTATGCCATCATCCAGTAGCTTCCCACTCACACTTATTGGTGAGGAACCCTATTCACCCCTAGCGCGGTGCCTCAGCTCCAAGATTAAGAATAATAGCTACTGTTCCCATTAGTATATTCGCCATCCATGCTGAGAGCAGGGCCGGCAGAAGCTCTGCACGTCCCATTGAGATACTGAATGAATCGACTGCGAAATATGCAAAGGCGATAAAGAGGGCTGCCAACGAGGTAAAGGCCATGCTGCCGGAACGGGCTGGAAGGAGTGTAAATGGGAGTACGATCATACTGGTGATAAAGATAACCAGCGGAAAGGCTAGTTTACTGTACATATCGGGGAGGTACTGTCTGGTGGCTATCCCATTTCTACGCTGATTTTTTATAAAGTGCCGAATCTCAGAAAAACTCATGGTAGATGGGTCGTCCTTGAATTCATAAAAATCTGAGGGGCTCTCCGAGATAGTAAGGGGAAGTTGGCTGAATTTCTCTATTGTAACCGGTGTTGTATCAAAGTGGAGGCGCGTAACGTTGCTCATGCTCCACCCCAGGTCACCTGAGATCCAGTGAACGCTGCTTGCATCGGTCCGTTTGGCTACCTGCCACTCGGGACTTAGCTCAAAGTGTGAGAGATTATGCAGCGTTTTAGAGCTTGAGTTAAAGAGATCCACCGCATAGAAGCTCTGTCCATTACGCCACCAAAAATCTGTCTGGCTGTACCCACCCCTTTTATCTTTCTGGCGGATCTCTAGGTTATAGAGCT
The Pseudomonadota bacterium genome window above contains:
- the lptG gene encoding LPS export ABC transporter permease LptG produces the protein MKILHRYIFGLLIKNFAIGLSMFVFLFLIVDFFDRLDILLTENSSLWLILQYFIFKLPLIVALMLPVALMFSTLFTFGLLSKSAEITAMRASGLTLIWLARPLLMLGLSLSIFSLFLGELVVPFAERRQKELYNLEIRQKDKRGGYSQTDFWWRNGQSFYAVDLFNSSSKTLHNLSHFELSPEWQVAKRTDASSVHWISGDLGWSMSNVTRLHFDTTPVTIEKFSQLPLTISESPSDFYEFKDDPSTMSFSEIRHFIKNQRRNGIATRQYLPDMYSKLAFPLVIFITSMIVLPFTLLPARSGSMAFTSLAALFIAFAYFAVDSFSISMGRAELLPALLSAWMANILMGTVAIILNLGAEAPR